A single Mercenaria mercenaria strain notata chromosome 9, MADL_Memer_1, whole genome shotgun sequence DNA region contains:
- the LOC123538818 gene encoding uncharacterized protein LOC123538818, with translation MSIKAFQTSFVLIILLQLISLIINWEWRNDIFISTRRQNDKESSLPVGRNLKEKYATVVTGYFDIGSFHKGKSHFRKQGFYFKVANIFSCLKNSLVVYTDSPVFLNHIKYIRSKQLNKTKIIFFERSSAWSFQILDDIKRIYSIEGYTKRNASTVLPSYICTLHSKYFCLKQAAENNYFNTKYIMWLDAGYFWRLKANRAFFLKRPFKFNDSQIAMNKMNTGRSIPSSPVDIIKQSHSHVGGGLVFGEIHTIIKFSSQYKRAVEYFLSKNLTNADQQILLAMFTQEGRKAICPEVEIKTYGTADNHDWHFLGNSMIEHENI, from the exons atgtctatCAAAGCATTCCAAACAAGTTTTGTTCTGATAATTTTGTTACAACTAATATCATTAATTATTAATTGGGAATGGAGAAATGATATTTTCATATCCACA AGAAGACAAAATGATAAAGAAAGTAGTTTGCCAGTCGGAAGAAATTTGAAGGAAAAATATGCTACCGTTGTAACTGGGTATTTTGATATAGGATCGTTTCATAAAGGGAAAAGCCATTTCCGAAAACAAGGATTTTACTTCAAAGTAGCAAACATATTTTCCTGTCTCAAAAATTCACTTGTCGTTTACACAGATTCGCCAGTGTTTTTAaatcatattaaatatatacGAAGTAAACAgctgaacaaaacaaaaataattttctttgaacGGTCTTCTGCATGGTCTTTTCAAATTCTTGATGACATAAAACGGATATATAGTATTGAAGGCTATACTAAACGAAATGCGAGTACAGTTTTACCATCGTACATATGCACTCTGCATtcgaaatatttttgtttaaaacaagctGCAGAAAACAATTactttaacacaaaatatataatgtGGTTGGATGCTGGATACTTTTGGAGATTGAAAGCAAATCGAGCATTCTTTCTGAAAAGGCCATTTAAGTTTAATGATTCACAAATAGCAATGAACAAAATGAATACTGGTCGCAGTATACCATCAAGTCCAGTTGACATAATTAAGCAAAGCCATTCACATGTTGGGGGCGGATTAGTGTTTGGTGAAATACATACAATAATCAAGTTTTCATCTCAGTACAAACGAGCTGTcgaatattttttgtcaaagaaTTTAACCAACGCAGATCAACAAATCTTACTTGCCATGTTTACACAGGAAGGACGAAAAGCTATCTGCCCTGAAGTTGAGATAAAAACATATGGAACGGCTGACAATCACGACTGGCATTTCCTAGGTAATAGCATGATTGAGCATGAAAATATCTAA